In a genomic window of Calditrichota bacterium:
- a CDS encoding CHAT domain-containing protein, translating to MLKKPSKYFILGMTIVLIIFKSAISPAQENNGKYFQMYYAALRLSSEGKNQQAIAQFKEIIQQNPSFPRAYVKIVLLYKRMNDLNSAAEYFQHLATENNRNGYAYYCLGLLEEYRGNFIAAKANTLQAIELVPQYVFCYKNLVDVYKNLEQLDQAEKFFTKKIRSNPPNAAVYFGLAYLYRNKREWQKAHEYYEKTIELNSDIYLAYEQKGILYYYAGENQAFLNYSLSGLKLAEKNNDLEYEARFLGNAAAASLNLSRYADALNYFQRSLKLNKEFGNQKTQERIYVNMGVIYRDTQKYRQSLNYFKKALEISKYLGDKNVEALCYRHIGSVYLAMREFEQGIANFNRAEALVNQIDDVSIKKVFFWSMGADYYEMADFSGSLKYSQKAYRLAVELGDQNGQQRNMNMMGLACWNLGQYTRALDYFEKALTIAQNMGDKNGQSYGLGNMAIIFDVMGDYDRSLSYYNQALQIARSAKNKKEAGRLLGNIGVAYQRLRNHEKAKKYYVRAIKIAKEIGDEGNESELSGNLGQLFYEIGKFEEADSCFQKALAIATAINNKKLEGDELINLGKLNLLKNNLPEAKIYYQKTLRIGKRIGNPELIWDSNAGLASVYEAKGEVQKALRYYRKAMDHIDKVRSGLQLAEFKAGFLVNKTAVFEKTINLLAELHQKSPQQGYAEKAFYYSEKARARAFLDLLAESRASVESGISEAQKIKEREILRKISDLQTKLQNSNLVDSKWKELMAQLEQVEEKFNDLKREMRKNNPRYANLIYPQPYSLNQIRKKVLDRESALIEFSLGDSSSFVWIITADKTNLFRLPQRAEIENDVRHYLQTISRPANLANAFAKHNTLGFKLYQKLLGRFSRTFQEKSFLYIVPDGILHYLPMETLITKKSTDSQTCEYLISKFTISYAPSASVLCFLKEKKQKHVRGRKSLLAFGDPYFGGGMELMAVRGENTPLDPLINSSDEIQFRSDSLTRGLYERRGFKFKRLSFSGVEIAEISSIFPADDSRIYFGEAAKEEVVKSIDLSKYKYIHFATHGMIDQKRPSRSAIVLTLDGDPAEDGFLQMNEILNLKLDADLVTLSACQTGLGKLQKGEGVVGLTRAFIYAGTPAVVVSLWNINDRSTAGFMKDFYQFLQNGNEPAIALRLAKINMLHSARKLYRHPYYWAPFVLIGNTR from the coding sequence ATGTTAAAAAAACCAAGTAAATATTTTATATTAGGAATGACCATCGTTTTAATAATTTTTAAATCGGCGATTTCACCAGCGCAGGAAAATAACGGCAAATATTTTCAAATGTATTATGCCGCTTTGCGGCTATCTAGCGAAGGGAAAAACCAGCAGGCGATAGCGCAGTTCAAAGAAATCATTCAGCAAAATCCATCGTTTCCCAGAGCGTATGTCAAGATTGTCCTGCTCTATAAAAGAATGAATGATCTGAATAGCGCTGCGGAATATTTTCAACATCTTGCGACGGAAAATAATCGCAACGGATATGCTTATTATTGTTTGGGATTGCTGGAAGAATATCGAGGAAATTTTATCGCTGCCAAAGCAAACACCTTACAAGCAATCGAACTTGTGCCGCAATATGTATTTTGCTATAAAAATTTAGTTGATGTTTACAAAAATTTGGAACAGCTTGATCAGGCTGAAAAATTTTTTACTAAAAAGATTAGGTCGAATCCCCCAAATGCGGCAGTATATTTTGGGTTGGCCTATCTTTATCGAAACAAAAGAGAGTGGCAAAAAGCGCATGAATATTATGAAAAAACAATTGAACTTAACAGTGACATTTATCTGGCTTATGAACAGAAAGGGATTTTATATTACTACGCAGGAGAAAATCAGGCCTTTTTGAATTATTCTTTGTCGGGATTAAAATTAGCAGAAAAAAATAATGACCTTGAATACGAAGCGAGATTTTTAGGCAATGCTGCGGCTGCTTCGTTAAATCTTTCCCGATATGCCGATGCGTTAAACTATTTTCAACGATCGCTGAAATTAAACAAAGAATTCGGAAATCAAAAGACGCAAGAAAGAATTTACGTAAATATGGGCGTCATTTATCGGGACACGCAAAAGTACCGGCAATCTCTAAATTACTTCAAGAAAGCGCTGGAAATATCAAAGTACCTCGGCGATAAGAACGTAGAGGCGTTGTGTTACCGGCATATCGGGTCAGTTTATTTGGCGATGAGAGAATTTGAGCAGGGAATAGCAAATTTCAACCGCGCCGAGGCTCTCGTCAATCAAATTGACGACGTAAGCATAAAAAAAGTTTTCTTTTGGAGCATGGGCGCAGATTATTATGAGATGGCTGACTTCTCCGGTTCTCTAAAATATTCACAAAAAGCCTACCGTTTAGCGGTTGAATTGGGCGATCAAAACGGACAGCAGAGAAATATGAATATGATGGGACTCGCTTGCTGGAATTTAGGTCAATACACGCGCGCACTTGACTATTTTGAAAAGGCGCTAACAATCGCCCAAAATATGGGTGACAAAAACGGGCAAAGCTACGGGCTTGGAAATATGGCGATTATTTTTGATGTCATGGGAGATTATGACAGAAGTTTATCCTATTACAATCAGGCGCTGCAAATCGCCCGAAGCGCGAAAAATAAAAAAGAAGCAGGACGGCTGTTAGGCAACATCGGCGTCGCCTACCAAAGACTAAGAAATCATGAAAAAGCAAAAAAATATTATGTTCGGGCGATTAAAATTGCAAAAGAAATTGGAGACGAAGGCAATGAGTCCGAGTTGTCCGGGAATTTAGGCCAACTATTTTATGAAATCGGAAAATTTGAAGAAGCCGATAGTTGTTTTCAAAAAGCGCTGGCCATTGCCACTGCCATAAATAACAAAAAATTAGAAGGAGACGAACTCATCAACTTGGGAAAATTAAATTTACTGAAAAATAATTTGCCCGAAGCGAAAATTTATTACCAAAAAACCTTAAGGATTGGCAAAAGAATCGGAAATCCGGAACTCATCTGGGACTCAAACGCAGGACTGGCATCGGTTTATGAAGCAAAAGGAGAAGTCCAGAAGGCGCTTCGGTACTACCGCAAAGCCATGGATCACATTGACAAAGTGCGTAGCGGATTACAGCTCGCAGAATTTAAAGCAGGTTTTTTGGTAAATAAAACGGCGGTGTTCGAAAAAACAATTAATTTATTGGCTGAGCTCCATCAAAAAAGTCCTCAACAGGGCTATGCAGAAAAAGCATTTTATTATTCTGAAAAAGCCAGAGCCCGGGCATTTTTAGACTTATTGGCTGAATCCAGGGCAAGTGTCGAGAGCGGCATTAGCGAGGCGCAAAAGATAAAAGAACGAGAGATTTTGAGAAAAATTTCGGATCTGCAAACGAAATTACAGAACTCAAATCTCGTTGACTCAAAATGGAAAGAGTTGATGGCTCAACTGGAGCAGGTCGAGGAAAAATTCAACGATTTGAAACGTGAGATGCGAAAAAACAATCCGCGCTATGCCAATCTCATTTATCCCCAGCCTTATTCTTTAAATCAAATCCGAAAAAAAGTCCTCGATCGAGAGTCGGCGCTGATAGAATTTTCTCTTGGTGATAGCAGTTCTTTTGTGTGGATAATTACTGCCGATAAAACAAATTTATTCCGCTTGCCCCAAAGGGCAGAAATCGAAAACGATGTTCGCCATTACCTGCAAACCATTTCCAGACCAGCAAATTTGGCAAATGCCTTTGCCAAACACAACACACTCGGTTTTAAGCTTTACCAAAAATTGCTGGGAAGATTTTCCCGAACCTTTCAGGAGAAATCTTTTCTGTACATTGTGCCCGATGGCATTCTCCATTATTTGCCGATGGAAACGCTGATTACGAAAAAAAGTACCGATAGCCAAACTTGCGAATACTTAATTAGTAAATTTACGATTTCGTACGCCCCTTCTGCGTCAGTGCTTTGCTTTCTCAAAGAGAAAAAACAAAAACATGTGCGGGGCAGAAAATCGCTGCTGGCGTTTGGCGATCCCTATTTTGGCGGAGGCATGGAGTTAATGGCTGTTCGCGGAGAGAATACTCCGCTCGATCCTTTGATTAACAGTTCGGACGAAATTCAATTTCGGTCTGATTCTCTCACCCGCGGACTTTACGAGCGGCGAGGCTTCAAATTTAAACGATTATCGTTTTCCGGTGTTGAAATAGCAGAAATTAGTTCGATTTTTCCTGCAGATGACAGCCGGATCTATTTTGGCGAGGCGGCGAAAGAAGAGGTCGTAAAAAGCATCGATTTGTCAAAGTACAAATATATTCACTTTGCCACTCACGGAATGATCGATCAGAAAAGACCTTCAAGATCAGCGATCGTTTTAACGCTGGACGGTGATCCTGCTGAAGATGGATTTTTGCAAATGAACGAAATCTTAAATTTGAAGCTGGACGCCGATCTGGTTACACTTTCCGCCTGCCAAACCGGACTGGGCAAATTGCAAAAAGGAGAAGGCGTTGTGGGATTGACCCGGGCATTTATTTACGCCGGCACTCCTGCGGTGGTAGTGAGTTTGTGGAACATTAATGACCGCTCGACGGCAGGCTTCATGAAAGACTTTTATCAGTTTTTACAAAACGGAAATGAACCGGCGATTGCTTTGCGGCTCGCCAAAATCAATATGCTGCACTCCGCAAGAAAATTGTATCGTCATCCCTATTATTGGGCGCCATTCGTGTTGATTGGCAATACTCGCTGA
- a CDS encoding zf-HC2 domain-containing protein, with translation MSCKEKEIAELLPWFINDTLLSHEKKKIEQHLKQCRECQTTFQEMKKLSLRLTQENKELLSDHILSAKLVQYAEAKNELPADEKNFIEAHLKTCFQCRNELEILGKVDASLREKRWLQILLKIKENTNTFLPKTLAKPALAYIIILLLLYPAYLGIFQRKTMTEPGVVQQNYQLLQFNSRAEEESLNEIKLDAQTDIFTLSFTLPVLISENIRYNAEIFDSADEIIWQKQGIKSLDEYGTFLIFCHSRFFRGGLYSLQISEFNKAKKQVEERFLFSFKIVKEK, from the coding sequence ATGAGCTGTAAAGAAAAAGAAATTGCGGAACTACTTCCTTGGTTTATTAATGACACGCTTCTCAGCCATGAAAAGAAAAAAATTGAGCAACACCTTAAACAGTGCCGGGAATGTCAAACTACTTTTCAGGAAATGAAAAAATTATCACTTCGGTTGACCCAGGAAAACAAAGAACTGCTTTCTGATCACATATTGTCAGCAAAGTTGGTTCAATATGCCGAGGCAAAAAATGAATTGCCAGCCGATGAGAAAAATTTTATCGAAGCTCATTTAAAAACTTGTTTTCAGTGCCGCAATGAATTGGAGATATTGGGCAAAGTTGACGCTTCTCTAAGAGAGAAACGATGGTTACAAATTTTGCTGAAAATCAAAGAAAACACAAATACGTTTCTCCCAAAGACCCTGGCGAAACCAGCATTGGCCTACATAATAATTTTATTGCTGCTTTATCCGGCGTATCTGGGAATTTTCCAACGAAAAACGATGACCGAACCCGGCGTAGTGCAACAAAATTATCAACTCCTGCAATTTAATAGTCGAGCAGAGGAAGAATCCTTAAATGAAATCAAGCTCGATGCGCAAACAGATATTTTTACCTTATCATTTACTTTGCCCGTTTTGATCAGCGAAAACATCAGATACAATGCAGAAATTTTTGACTCTGCTGATGAAATTATCTGGCAAAAGCAGGGGATTAAAAGTCTCGATGAATATGGCACGTTTCTCATTTTTTGCCATAGCCGGTTTTTTAGGGGGGGACTTTATTCTCTTCAAATTAGTGAATTCAATAAAGCGAAGAAGCAGGTGGAGGAGAGATTCCTTTTTTCATTCAAAATAGTTAAGGAAAAATAA
- a CDS encoding sigma-70 family RNA polymerase sigma factor translates to MVKNDYWGLKEDWADIVQDVRIKLYLIFRQNSFRSASSLKTYVYRVAKYTCIDYLRKKYRHQKINIDAVEIAEKTDNFTALVQQEEREMLRLILAKLSERCRKTLRLVFMENLSYKKIASLLNIAEGTVKSRVFRCIKQAIELRKKFTD, encoded by the coding sequence GTGGTAAAGAATGACTATTGGGGATTGAAAGAAGACTGGGCAGATATTGTCCAGGATGTCAGGATTAAACTGTATCTGATTTTCCGGCAAAACTCGTTTCGGAGCGCATCAAGCCTGAAAACTTATGTCTATCGCGTTGCCAAATATACTTGCATCGATTATTTAAGAAAAAAATATCGCCATCAAAAAATTAATATTGATGCTGTGGAAATTGCGGAAAAAACCGACAATTTTACTGCGCTGGTGCAACAGGAAGAACGGGAAATGTTACGCCTCATATTAGCGAAGCTTTCAGAACGCTGCCGAAAAACGTTGCGGCTGGTTTTTATGGAGAACCTGTCTTACAAGAAAATTGCCTCTTTGTTGAATATTGCTGAAGGAACGGTAAAATCGAGAGTTTTCCGATGCATCAAGCAGGCGATTGAATTGCGGAAAAAATTTACCGATTGA